One region of Candidatus Micrarchaeum acidiphilum ARMAN-2 genomic DNA includes:
- a CDS encoding Signal transduction histidine kinase regulating C4-dicarboxylate transport system encodes MAKRSSFRAKARIIQILGEESIRDNTVGLIELIKNGYDADADEVKVSLENLKNPEKTVITVEDDGVGMSEETIRGPWLDIATGVKDKQKQSKKRTKKERLPLGEKGVGRFAAQRLGRILEMITKPEGSDTEFYTKINWDDWDKEDVFVDDINIDIESRKPEYFTGKNGGTLLKMSRSKYAWSIKDLERLQTALIRMLLPTRENKDFRVVLSIPEYRQYENLKLEQILEKYMFKLDFSINEEGRCKYTFYKRNADNTVEKSTNEELLWSKINPKEWEETTPSCGPFKGTLFAWLKDPQALQQYGLNADRLNALAGVSVYRDNFRVLPYGDEDDDWLGLDKRRVLSPGRRFDRSQMIGLIEIDQLGNPQLKDKTNREGLLNNTAYRDFRNFVLGAVDLLESQSQAERTKISDEKKSAAKKKQEEAEATTKKRLKELEKKLEKVEKTFEKPKEEQFKLGEDQVVIQKQELSKLKEEAQLANKAFEDSRRAWKILYDNLKDAGEEQSAIFYHLLGMGLASERFTHEVDISVSALNHYMKKLDENVRESGNPDIRDSLQNLVFILNKMMNETKLMDVFRFVTSESSEDIISVYDTIKLVLEGHNEEIKEKGIEVVKYRNSDFKVKMRKSALAQVIDNVICNAIYWLSQRTNKDKKRELYIDVQGDAKRLVIGNNGQALDPSLKTSLFWIPFQSRKFEGRGLGMYISAQILKEYGATIGIVDEKRTKEKYGNVAFEIVFK; translated from the coding sequence ATGGCGAAGCGGTCTTCTTTCAGGGCAAAGGCAAGGATAATTCAGATACTTGGTGAGGAGTCGATAAGAGACAATACGGTAGGTCTTATCGAACTTATAAAAAACGGTTATGACGCTGATGCCGATGAGGTAAAAGTTTCTCTCGAGAACCTGAAAAACCCAGAAAAGACCGTCATCACGGTGGAGGATGACGGAGTCGGAATGAGTGAAGAAACAATCCGTGGCCCTTGGCTCGACATAGCAACAGGAGTGAAGGACAAACAGAAGCAATCTAAGAAGAGAACTAAAAAAGAACGCCTGCCGCTAGGCGAAAAAGGTGTTGGGCGTTTTGCTGCACAGCGACTTGGCAGAATCCTTGAAATGATAACGAAACCTGAGGGCAGCGATACGGAGTTTTATACAAAAATAAACTGGGATGACTGGGACAAAGAAGACGTATTTGTTGATGATATTAATATAGACATCGAGAGTAGAAAACCAGAGTACTTTACTGGAAAAAATGGAGGCACGCTACTGAAGATGTCACGATCTAAATACGCTTGGAGTATAAAAGATTTGGAAAGACTCCAGACAGCACTTATACGAATGCTTCTTCCTACAAGGGAAAACAAAGACTTTAGAGTTGTTTTATCAATACCAGAGTACAGACAATATGAGAACCTGAAGCTCGAACAGATACTGGAAAAATATATGTTCAAACTGGATTTCAGCATAAATGAAGAAGGCAGATGCAAATACACTTTTTACAAGCGGAATGCAGACAATACGGTGGAGAAGTCAACCAACGAGGAACTTCTCTGGTCAAAGATAAATCCAAAGGAATGGGAGGAGACTACTCCATCGTGTGGTCCGTTTAAAGGAACCCTGTTTGCTTGGTTAAAAGATCCCCAGGCGCTGCAACAATACGGGCTTAATGCGGACAGGCTTAATGCGCTGGCAGGTGTCAGCGTATATAGAGACAACTTTCGAGTCCTGCCTTATGGTGATGAAGATGATGACTGGCTCGGCTTAGACAAAAGAAGAGTGCTTTCACCGGGAAGAAGATTTGACAGAAGCCAAATGATAGGACTTATTGAAATAGATCAGCTTGGCAATCCACAGCTCAAGGATAAGACGAACCGTGAAGGTCTACTTAACAATACTGCATATCGCGACTTCAGGAACTTTGTGCTTGGTGCAGTGGATCTCTTGGAAAGTCAGAGCCAAGCAGAGAGAACAAAGATAAGTGATGAGAAAAAAAGCGCAGCCAAGAAGAAGCAAGAGGAAGCTGAAGCAACTACAAAGAAAAGACTAAAGGAATTGGAAAAAAAACTGGAAAAAGTTGAAAAGACATTTGAAAAACCAAAAGAAGAACAGTTCAAACTCGGAGAAGATCAGGTAGTCATACAAAAGCAGGAACTCTCTAAGCTTAAAGAAGAAGCTCAGCTTGCTAACAAGGCATTCGAGGACTCTAGGAGGGCATGGAAGATTTTATATGACAACCTTAAAGATGCTGGAGAGGAGCAGTCAGCAATTTTCTATCATCTTCTAGGAATGGGTCTTGCTTCGGAAAGATTTACACACGAAGTGGACATCTCAGTATCTGCTCTAAACCATTACATGAAAAAACTTGATGAAAATGTCAGAGAATCTGGGAATCCAGATATCAGAGACAGCCTGCAAAACCTTGTTTTTATCTTAAACAAAATGATGAACGAAACAAAGCTGATGGACGTATTCAGGTTCGTAACGAGTGAAAGCAGTGAAGACATTATATCAGTATACGACACAATTAAATTGGTCTTGGAAGGACACAATGAAGAGATAAAAGAAAAGGGCATAGAGGTTGTAAAATACAGAAATTCAGACTTCAAGGTTAAAATGCGGAAATCTGCGCTTGCACAGGTGATTGACAACGTAATATGTAACGCAATATACTGGCTTTCGCAAAGAACAAACAAGGACAAAAAAAGAGAACTGTATATTGATGTTCAGGGTGATGCCAAAAGACTGGTTATAGGGAATAACGGTCAGGCACTAGACCCAAGTCTCAAGACATCACTATTCTGGATTCCATTCCAGTCAAGGAAGTTTGAAGGGAGAGGACTCGGAATGTATATCTCTGCCCAGATACTTAAAGAGTATGGTGCAACAATAGGAATAGTCGATGAGAAGAGAACAAAGGAGAAATACGGAAATGTTGCTTTTGAGATAGTTTTCAAATAG
- a CDS encoding DNA mismatch endonuclease Vsr: protein MTDFLTNSQRSFNMSKIRSRNTVPELKLRRALRKLGFIYQPKHIFGKPDFANKKSKIAVFIDGCFWHGCPYHYITPKTNSAFWSQKIKKNIARDRKVGKTLKKEGYKVFRYWEHTVERNPDKILLTLSHAVQK, encoded by the coding sequence ATGACAGACTTTCTGACAAACTCTCAGAGAAGCTTCAACATGTCAAAAATACGGAGTCGTAATACGGTTCCAGAACTTAAACTAAGACGAGCTCTTAGAAAATTAGGGTTTATATACCAGCCAAAACACATATTTGGCAAACCAGACTTTGCTAACAAAAAATCTAAAATTGCTGTTTTCATAGATGGCTGCTTCTGGCATGGCTGCCCCTACCACTATATAACACCAAAAACTAACTCTGCCTTTTGGTCACAAAAAATAAAGAAAAATATAGCAAGAGATAGAAAAGTGGGAAAAACACTTAAGAAAGAGGGATATAAAGTATTCAGATACTGGGAGCATACTGTAGAAAGAAATCCAGATAAAATACTACTTACTTTATCTCACGCTGTTCAGAAATAA
- a CDS encoding DNA-cytosine methyltransferase has product MKEQPTVIDIFCGAGGFSQGFKEAGYSILAGVDNWKPAVDTFSRNHKKSIGLEADMRSLTVGQLKTLVSEAKVNVVIGGPPCQGFSMGGNRNPADPRNSLFREFIRIVKGMAPDFFVMENVRGLLSLKLVDSKMTFGEKILHDFNSIGYRTTIHTLNAANYGVPQKRQRIFFIGVNRRQAEKAILPPVPTHSEHPTNGLKPWVPSKQFLLPPQKVSKRFYYSERMINGFIRRKKKNAERNIGFGWQFLDFSKPSNTISARYWKDGAEALVKYSNKKIRRLTPSECARLQSFPKNYKFCGSEREIYTQVGNAVPPLLARRIAENLLNYF; this is encoded by the coding sequence ATGAAAGAACAGCCGACAGTTATAGATATTTTCTGCGGGGCAGGAGGATTTAGTCAGGGATTTAAAGAGGCTGGCTACTCGATACTTGCGGGAGTAGATAACTGGAAGCCTGCTGTTGATACATTCTCGCGCAATCACAAAAAAAGCATCGGGCTTGAAGCTGATATGAGGTCACTTACTGTTGGGCAGTTAAAAACTCTAGTTTCAGAAGCAAAAGTGAATGTTGTTATAGGTGGCCCGCCATGCCAAGGTTTTAGCATGGGAGGCAACAGAAATCCAGCAGATCCTAGGAATTCTCTTTTCAGGGAGTTCATAAGAATTGTAAAAGGGATGGCCCCCGATTTTTTTGTCATGGAAAACGTACGTGGACTTCTCTCACTCAAATTAGTTGATAGCAAAATGACTTTTGGCGAGAAAATACTTCATGATTTCAATAGTATTGGATACAGAACAACAATACACACCTTAAATGCCGCAAACTACGGCGTTCCACAAAAACGTCAAAGGATATTTTTTATCGGGGTGAATCGTAGGCAAGCAGAAAAAGCGATATTGCCCCCAGTACCGACGCATTCAGAGCATCCGACAAATGGTCTGAAACCTTGGGTGCCTTCAAAGCAATTTTTATTGCCTCCGCAAAAAGTCAGTAAGAGATTCTATTATTCTGAAAGAATGATTAACGGATTTATAAGGCGTAAAAAAAAGAATGCAGAAAGAAACATTGGATTCGGCTGGCAGTTTTTGGATTTCTCGAAGCCGTCAAATACAATATCCGCAAGATACTGGAAAGACGGCGCAGAAGCACTGGTAAAGTATTCTAATAAGAAGATAAGACGTCTCACACCATCTGAATGCGCTAGGCTGCAGAGTTTTCCCAAAAACTACAAGTTCTGTGGCTCTGAAAGAGAGATTTACACGCAAGTCGGAAATGCTGTGCCCCCACTTCTTGCTAGAAGAATTGCAGAAAACCTTTTGAATTATTTCTGA